From a single Nicotiana tabacum cultivar K326 chromosome 8, ASM71507v2, whole genome shotgun sequence genomic region:
- the LOC107823582 gene encoding uncharacterized protein LOC107823582 isoform X2, with the protein MPFYRILRMGCGVSKIDANGVATPNRILPNFPNRRRHKECTPSKKEPLLLMHEIPDEDHANINSHSISSPKCDDNMSCVTSEGSNEKRVAKIMAIVQEEENNNEGGGVHENGGEKDDNNDDDLRAINKLRVDEEDGDVYPGSPSFRVYFTDTDVENNKNDGNNKVGLKDITPVAATISSTKECVVKEEKKEIRKKSFRNVLPRNLLNVRSSSNSSTRSTHHHNTHHPA; encoded by the exons ATGCCCTTTTACAGAATTCTTAGAATGGGTTGTGGCGTTTCCAAGATAGATGCCAATGGCGTCGCCACACCTAACAGGATCCTTCCCAATTTCCCTAATAGAAGGAGGCACAAAGAATGCACCCCTTCAAAGAAAGAACCATTGTTGTTGAtgcatgaaataccagatgaagaTCATGCAAATATTAATAGTCATTCAATATCTTCTCCAAAATGTGATGACAATATGAGTTGTGTCACCTCTGAGGGGTCTAATGAAAAAAGGGTTGCCAAAATAATGGCAATTGTTCAAGAAGAGGAAAACAATAATGAAGGAGGAGGAGTGCATGAAAATGGAGGAGAGAAGGATGATAATAATGACGATGACCTAAGGGCCATTAATAAGCTTCGTGTTGACGAGGAAGATGGTGATGTTTACCCTGGTTCACCAAGTTTTAGGGTTTATTTCACCGATACGGATGTTGAAAACAACAAGAATGACG GTAATAACAAGGTTGGCCTGAAGGACATAACCCCAGTTGCAGCTACCATATCATCAACAAAG GAGTGTGTGGTCAAGGAGGAGAAgaaggaaataagaaagaagagTTTTAGAAATGTACTACCAAGAAACCTGTTGAATGTTCGATCATCGTCTAACTCTTCAACTCGCTCCACACACCACCACAATACTCATCATCCAGCTTGA
- the LOC107823582 gene encoding uncharacterized protein LOC107823582 isoform X1 has translation MPFYRILRMGCGVSKIDANGVATPNRILPNFPNRRRHKECTPSKKEPLLLMHEIPDEDHANINSHSISSPKCDDNMSCVTSEGSNEKRVAKIMAIVQEEENNNEGGGVHENGGEKDDNNDDDLRAINKLRVDEEDGDVYPGSPSFRVYFTDTDVENNKNDVAAGNNKVGLKDITPVAATISSTKECVVKEEKKEIRKKSFRNVLPRNLLNVRSSSNSSTRSTHHHNTHHPA, from the exons ATGCCCTTTTACAGAATTCTTAGAATGGGTTGTGGCGTTTCCAAGATAGATGCCAATGGCGTCGCCACACCTAACAGGATCCTTCCCAATTTCCCTAATAGAAGGAGGCACAAAGAATGCACCCCTTCAAAGAAAGAACCATTGTTGTTGAtgcatgaaataccagatgaagaTCATGCAAATATTAATAGTCATTCAATATCTTCTCCAAAATGTGATGACAATATGAGTTGTGTCACCTCTGAGGGGTCTAATGAAAAAAGGGTTGCCAAAATAATGGCAATTGTTCAAGAAGAGGAAAACAATAATGAAGGAGGAGGAGTGCATGAAAATGGAGGAGAGAAGGATGATAATAATGACGATGACCTAAGGGCCATTAATAAGCTTCGTGTTGACGAGGAAGATGGTGATGTTTACCCTGGTTCACCAAGTTTTAGGGTTTATTTCACCGATACGGATGTTGAAAACAACAAGAATGACG TTGCGGCAGGTAATAACAAGGTTGGCCTGAAGGACATAACCCCAGTTGCAGCTACCATATCATCAACAAAG GAGTGTGTGGTCAAGGAGGAGAAgaaggaaataagaaagaagagTTTTAGAAATGTACTACCAAGAAACCTGTTGAATGTTCGATCATCGTCTAACTCTTCAACTCGCTCCACACACCACCACAATACTCATCATCCAGCTTGA